The genomic interval CCTTTCATTCGGGATTTAACCCTCAATCATCAGATATGCAATCTGATGTCCTTTATCCAAAACTACTAAAATATTATACAGCGGATAGGGGGCAAGTGCAAGTATAGAGCCGCGGAAGAGGCGAGTGAGCGAATTGAAAATTTAGCCTTTTATGAGCATTTTGGCGGTTTATATGTCCCCTTTTAGGAGACCAAAAGGCTCAAAACTGTCCGAGCCCGGCACCCTGTTTGTGCCGGGTAAGTTTTTTGAGCCCCGCCAAAACGCAAAAGAAAAGGCGGCCCGTAAACCTACTCCACCTCCGAGGAGGCCTACGGCCACCTCGGAGGTGTAAAATGCTAAGGGCAAATTTTTACCTGAGTGAACAAGCCGCTTCCGCGGCAAGGCAAAAAACAAGCCGCAGGGAAGATTGATGTCTCCCCTGCGGCTGTTACTTCTCGACTCTCCGCCTACGGCGAATCGCTCGAAGAATATTAAGTTTTATACTACGCCGTGGGCGAGCATGGCATCCGCGACTTTCACGAAGCCGGCTATGTTGGCGCCGTTGACGTAATTTACATATTTACTGTTCGGATCTTTTCCGTATTTAACGCAAGACTCGTGGATATTAATCATTATCTGGAGAAGCCTCTCGTCCACT from Candidatus Omnitrophota bacterium carries:
- a CDS encoding glutamate dehydrogenase (converts 2-oxoglutarate to glutamate; in Escherichia coli this enzyme plays a role in glutamate synthesis when the cell is under energy restriction; uses NADPH; forms a homohexamer); its protein translation is VDERLLQIMINIHESCVKYGKDPNSKYVNYVNGANIAGFVKVADAMLAHGVV